Part of the Parcubacteria group bacterium genome, TCACCTCCTTGCCAAGCGTCCATTTCTTGACCGACTCTTCCGCGAGTGCCTTCTCTTTTACCGCATATTCTTCTTCTTCCGGAGAAATGTCAAGTTCTCCGCGCACTTTGCCGTTCACTTGTATGACGACGGTGATTTTTCCCTCTTTTATTTTTGTTTCATCATGGTTCGGCCAACTCTCTGTATACAGAGATTTTTTATTTCCAAGCATGTGCCAAAGCTCTTCGGTGATGTGCGGCGCAAAAGGGTAAAGCAAAAGAAGAAGGGTTGTGTACGTCGCGAGCGGCACCTCCCCCATTGTCTCAAGACTGTTTACAAAAACCATCATCGCTGATACTGCGGTGTTAAACCGAAACGCCTCGATGTCTGTCGTCACTTTCTTTATTGTCTTGTGTGTCAGAATGTCTATCTCTTCTGTGTGCAGAGCGTCTTTGTTCACCTTTTCTTGCAGACGCCACACCTTCTCCAGGAACCTCCGTGGCCCGATAATGCTTTCCGCACTCCACATACTACTCTCTTCAAAGGGCCCCATAAACATTTCGTAGAGGCGTAGTGTATCTGCTCCATAGTTCGAGACCACATCGTCGGGATTCACGACATTCCCCCACCGCTTCGACATCTTGCGCCCGTCTTCGCCATAAATAAGTCCGACACCCTTCAGGCGTCCGAAGGGCTCCCGATAGTTCACAACACCAATGTCATAGAGAAACTTGTGCCAGAAGCGTGCATAAATGAGGTGACGCGTTGCATGCTCGACTCCTCCTTCATAGAGATCGATCGGCGACCAGTATCCCTCTTTCTTTTTATCGACAAGTGCTGAGTTATTGTGAGGGTCGATAAAGCGAAGGTAATACCAAGAAGAGCCGGCCCACTGGGGCATAGTATTTGTCTCGCGCTTTCCCTTGCCTCCACAATTAGGGCATGCAACATTGACCCATTCCTCGATTGCCGCAAGCGGAGACTCCCCCGTCCCTGTTGGTTCGTACGATACTACGTCAGGAAGCACCACGGGCAGATCTTTCTCCGCGACAGGCACAACACCACACTTGCTACAGTGGATCATTGGAATCGGCTCACCCCAATACCTTTGGCGAGAGAACACCCAATCGCGCAGTTTATAGTCCACTTTTCTTTCGCCGCCAACAAATTCGGTGATACTCCACTTCGCTTCTTCACTTGAAAGACTGTCGAATGTACCCGAGTTCTTGAGTATGCCTCCGCCCGTATATGCACAGACTCCGTTGCTACAGAGCATCTCGAGGGCATGTTGGTGCGAGTCGGGTGTCAGAAAAGTTTTAAGCTCATTGAGGGTAAGCCACAAGACTTCGTGCTTTGCTTGTTCCTCCTCGGTCACATCTACCCGAGCATCGCCTTCTAACTGAAAGAGGAGTACTCGAGAGTGAGCAAAACGATTGACCTTTTTGGGCACATGATAGAACTTCCCGTGCACTATACCGAAATCGTGTACCAACCGGAGACTCTGATAGCCTGTTTCTTCTTCAATCTCCGCACGCGCAGCGCTCTCCGCTGTCTGCCCCTTCTCAATACCTCCGGTAATAAAGGTACCCCAAGCGACCTGCTTCCACTTGAGCGCCATATACTTCTCTTCTGACCAATGCTTCACGATTGCGATGATCGCATCGCGGTGGTCAAAGGGCAAGCCCTCTTTCACCTTCCCTGGCTCTGTAGATTGGGTAAAGACAGGCTCTATGACTTCGCGTATAGGCAATCCAAATTTCTGCGCAAATGCAAAGTCGCGCTCATCATGCGCGGGTACCGCCATAATGGCTCCCGTGCCGTAATGCGCGAGAACATAATCAGCGATCCACACAGGCAACGCCTCCTTGTTCGCTGGGTTTATAGCCTTGACCCCCTTGAGCTCGACTCCCGTCTTTTCTTTTTCTCCCGCCGTCCTCTCCAGGTCTGTTTTCCTCTTCGCTTGCGCTACGTATTCATTCACCTCTTCTGTATTCAAAATGCTCGATGCCAACTTCGTAACCAACGGATGCTCCGGCGAGAGTACCATATATGTCGCACCAAAAAGCGTATCTGGCCTCGTCGTAAAAACTTTTATTCCAAATTCTGAATTCTGAATCTTAAATTCTATTTCTGCTCCTTCGCTTCTGCCAATCCAGTTTCGTTGTGACTCCTTGATGTGCTCTGGCCACTCAAGGTCGCTCAAATCTTCCAACAGTCGATCAGCGTACTCACGAATCTTCAACACCCATTGTCGTATCGGTCTCTGCTCTACATCACTCCCGCAGCGCTCACACTTACCCGCCTCCAGATCCTCGAAAGCAAGCCCCGTCTTGCATGAAGGGCACCAGTTAATCGGCTCGTGGGACTCGTAGGCAAGCCCCTTCTTCCAAAGCTGGAGGAATATCCACTGTGTCCACTTGTAGTACTTTGGGTCGGTTGTATTTATCTCGCGCTCCCAGTCATAGTTAAGTCCGAGTTTCTCTAACTGCTCTTTGAAGTGCGCAATGTTTTTTTCTACTGCGACTTTGGGGTGTATTTTGTTCTTGATGGCATAGTTTTCTGCGGGCAAACCAAAAGCATCCCACCCCATGGGATGCAATATGTTGTATCCGCTCATCTTCTTGAAGCGAGAATAGATGTCGGAGGCAATATAGCCCTTCGGGTGCCCCACATGAAGCCCCTCCCCCGAGGGGTAGGGAAACATGTCGAGCACATAGGCCTTGGGCTTCTTGGGGTCCTCCTCGGTTTTGTAGAGATTCTCTTTGCGCCAAGCTTCCTGCCACTTCTTTTCTATTTTTTTATGGTCGTACTGACGCATACCCGCCATTACTCTTCCTTTTTACCAAACCACCTAATACCTGCGTAGACGAGCGCCGCGAGTGCAAGCCCCAGGATCCCGACACGGAGATAGTCGGGCATGTCAGCCCAGTAGCGCATAGAAGCGACAATATAGGTCAAGATACCGCCGAGCCCGAAACCGATGGAGACAATTTCATACATTCGGAGGAAGAAGCTCCCCAAGAGGGCTACCGTACCAAGAATGACCAAAACTATGAAAGAGTTCCTGTTATAGAGCTGGTGTGCATCCTCGAATTCTTTCCGACACGTAAACTCGGGGTCACAGTACCCCTCCTTCAAAACCTCAATAGGAGCTGGCTCTGTATAGCCTCGCGGGAATCCTTTTTGCAGGAACTGATCGTCCACCCACTGTCCGCCCACGGCGACACATTCATCTTTTTTCTGCGGCACAATGCGCACCTGCTCTTGCTTACAAAAGTTGGTGTACTCTGGCGTTTCATAGACGAGCTGTACGCCAAAGACAAAGAAAAGGTCGAGTACGATGACAGTGGCGGCGACGAGCCCCCATTTGAGGAAGGCGTGGGGTTTGAGGTGTAACATAAGGTTTGTGTGTTATCTATTTGTCTCTATGATACCACAGGCCAATGCCGTTTTTAAGACGTTATATTCTAAACTCAATCACGTCCCCATCCTGCACTACATAGTCTTTCCCCTCGGTCCTTACCAAGCCCTTTTCTCTTGCGACCGGGTACGAACCAGAAGAAAGGAGATCTGCCGAGCTCACCACCTCCGCGCGTATAAACTTGTCGTGGAAGTCGGTGTGGATGGCGCGCCCAGCTTGGGGTGCAGTTGAGTCACGCTTTATCGTCCACCCCCTCGTCTCATCGGCTCCAGTGGTAAAAAAGGTGATGAGGTTCAAAAGCTCGTAGCTTTTGCGGATCAAGAGGTCGAGCCCCTCTTCGGAGACGCCGAATTCCTGCCGAGCAATTGTCTTTTCTGTCTCACTGAATTCCGCAATGCCCCGCTCGAGCGCCACATCAAACGAAACCCACTTGGCTCCTGTCTTGTTTACAAAATCCACGACTTCGTCAGGAAGCTCTGCTTGATCTGACTTACGGTTAAAGCAGTAGAGTATCGGCTTCATGGTGAGGAGGTTCAAGGATTGCACCAATATGAGTTCGTCTTCCGAAAGAGCAACATTTTGCGCAAGTTTCCCGCCATCAAATGCTGCTTCCAACTTCTGTAGTACTTCGTCTAAAGCGACTGCTTCTTTTTTCCCTGCTCGTTTTTCTTTCTCTAAACCTGCTCGACGTTTCGAAACAACTTCGTAATCAGCGAGGATGAGCTCGAGGTTAATGACTTCAATATCACGAAGTGGGTTCACCTCTCCGGAGGTGTGCACAATATCTGGGTCTTCGAAAATCCGAACCACCTCTGCAATGGCGTCTACTTCACGAATGTTTTGGAGAAACTTATTACCGAGCCCTTCGCCTTTCGAGGCACCAGCGACGAGACCAGCGATGTCAGTGAATTCAACAACCGCGGGGATAGTTTTTGCAGAGTTGGAAAGCGCAGACAATTGGTTGAGCCGTGGATCGGGGACAGGCACAATACCCACAGACGGGTCAATAGTGCAAAACGGATAATTCTCCGCAGGCACACTTCGCCCCGTCAATGCATTAAAGAGTGTGGACTTCCCCACATTCGGCAAACCTACAATTCCTATTGAGAGAGACATAAGAGCATACTATACCACACTTTCAAAACTTAAAAAGAGACGTCTTACGCGTCTCTTTTTAAGTTTGTTACGCGAGGGACGAGGAGAAAAAAATACATCACGAAACTTTAGATTAAATCGTGACTGTCCCCATTTCTTTTACGGCATAACTGTGTACGCAAGAATGCGCATGTCGATAAGCTCCTTGGCATCGAGCATAAGTTTCTCAAACCGTCGATAGTCTTCGGGGGCGTCGAAGATCTGCATACGACCGTTTGCGCGATTGATGACGTGATAGACCTCATTACCAACGTCGACGCGAGCTAATCGTGGCATTCAATAATTATATCATGATTTGCAGAAAAGAATCGTGACTGTCCCCATTATTCTTGGATACTTTTTATCTCATTCCTCGTTCAAGCACTCATTTCGCATGACCTATCTTCTTATTATTTTGTCTTGACGATTGTATATCCCATAGAAAATATCAACAAAACTATACTGACAGGAATTAAGAATTTGATTGATGAAGAAGAATTCCCTTCGGCTGCAAATAATCCGACGAAAAAGAGCACTGTGCTTAATAATATTGCTCCGCTCCCTATGAGCTTATGCTTATTTGCAACTAAGTAACCACGAGAGCTTTTTATGTCTGATTCTTTTTGCAAAGCTTTCGTTATGGCTATCTCATTTGTCGAAGAGATTTTTCCTACTCCGAGTACTCTGCTTACGTGAGCTATGGCTTCTATTCCGTACAGATTTTCCCCAATACTAGTAAATTTACTTTTCCCGTTAACTACAAACCGTATATTAAGACCATTCCCATAACCCAAACCGCCACGAAAAAGTTTTCCATACTGGATTGCTTGTACGTCAGAAATCTGTATGGTAGTGACAGGAAAATTCAAAAAATAAGTTCTCGCATAGTTGCTTCCAACTTCTAGTTTCCCTGCAAAAGGAATCAGGGCGATCAAAATCGCCATTCCTGAAAGAATCGAAAATCCAATCCATTTTTCTGTTGTCATTGGATTATCTCCCAGTAGAAAAACTACTCCTAAGAAAATTGGAACGAACAGTAGCGCGATAGTATAGTATTTATTTGCTTTATAAACTTTGATGTTTGTGCTCATATAATTTCTATTTACTAGTTGCCGGCGTTGACTGCCCGCCAGATACCCACTCATCTTTACCAAAATCATATGTTCCAGCTCCGGGTCCAAAGTTATAAGTACCAACAAAATTTCCACTTCCGGTATTCCCCACGCCTATAGCCTTAGCGGCATCTTGAGAAGTAGACGTAAAATTGTGGCTACCTATTAGCTGACTTGTGTAATCTGAAATTCCTCCAATACCAAGTTGCAGAGCACTTTGTTGTGTATGTTTTCCGTAAAGCCATGCATTCGTTCCAAAGTCTGGTAAACGTCCTGGAACCCCTGGCACAAGTTTTCCCGCTCCAAACGTAAGACCTCCGATTACGGTGTCTGCGGCAAATGATTGCCATGAAACTACTTCGCCAAGCGCATAGTTGCCTCCTGCGCCAGTTAGACCTGAGGCAAGGCCAACAGCCCCAATTTGAGCAGTAATTCCGTACGCCGCCGCTAAACCGCCCGTGCCTCCAACAATTGCACCTTGTATTGCACGCACCGCATAAGTTTCTGGACTGGATAGACCACTATAAAACGCACTGGCACTGAAGCCATTTGCACTAATGTTGTTATATACATCATAGCCATATTGGCCTAGCATCCCTGCTCCCGCACCTATTATACATTGCGGGCATTTGCCAGTAGGATCACTTTTATTTATAGGGTTATTTTCCCCATACGAGTATGAATTTAAACTCTGTGGATTTTCAAGGTTTTGATTTGCCGGATTACCCCAGAATATTGGATCTTGACTTAAGAACTGTCCTTGCAGACTTCGATAGTAGCGTGAGTTCAAATAATTGAGCTCTGTCTCTGTATCAAGTCGTTCTCCGATAAAAGCACGCTCAAGTGGGTCGCCAGTTGAAACTCTTTCGCTACCAAAAGGATGATAATCTCTCGCGGAAAGAACGTCGCCGTCTTCGTCTGTAGTCACGGTCACGCTTCCAAGGTGATCGTTGTGCGCAAAGCTCGTTGTTGTCGCACTTCCGTTTCCGTCGACGGTAGCTAGTAATACACCTCGGTTATCAAACACATGTTTGGTAGTCGTTGCAGAAGCCACCGTGTAATAGCTACCCACGTAGCCAGACACTGCATCACCGCCACCTTCGTTTTCAAAAAGCACGGGAGAGATACCTTCGGGAGTTATGACAAAACATTCAAGACCTTGGGAGGTCTCTTGGGTACCTTCCGTCTCCTTTGTATCGATAGGGTCTCCAATACACCCTATCGCCAATTCTGTCGTTAATGGGGTTAATGCAAGAATTTGGCTGGTTTCGGTGAGGTAAAGGTAGGTGGGAAATTCCACCTGTGTCTCAAGGGCTTCTTCTTGAGCTCCCACAGAAAGTGGGATGCTTATCAGGAAAAAAGCGAGGAGTAGTAAGAGAGTTCGTAGCATAGTATGCTTTCAATTGTACCAAAATGAGACAAATGCGACACCACAGTGGCATTTTGATGTAGTATCGCGTCTTACCTGTGGATTATTCTTCTTTGACGACTACAAATATGTGTTAATATATAAATACACTTGGATATATGTGAGTAACCTCACATGAATCCGTAAGAGACTCTCTGAGTGGAAGGAATGGCATCATTCCTCCGCCGAAAGCGGTTAAAGCCTTCTTTGGCTTACCCGCTTTTTCAATGTCATGTGATCACGGGTAGTCATAGGCAATGACTGCTTTTTTGATTGGTGGTCGATACACTCAAAAAAAGCTTTCATGGATGCTAATTAAAAATTAGCCACAAAGCAACCATGAAAACAAAACACTTAGACTTAAAAATTGAGCATGTCTCAATTGATCTCCTCAAGCCCAGCGAGCACAATCCTCGCCGTTGGGCGGAAGACAAAACATCAACGCTTCGCGAAAGCATCCGTCGTTTCGGATTGGTAGACCCGATCATCTGCAACAGCGCCACAGGACGGGAAAATGTCGTTATCGGTGGAAACTTTCGATTAAGCGTAGCAAAGGAACTCGGTTTTACGGAAGTACCCGTCGTATTCGTAAAAATAGAAGATCTCGAAAAGGAACGCGAGCTAACGATCCGACTGAACAAGAATACTGGCGAGTGGGATTTGGATCTTCTCGCCGCATTCGACGAAGCACTCCTCAAAGATATCGGATTCTCATCCGAAGAACTCGACGACGTATTCGCAGACCTCGACCCAGAGCCGGAAACGTTCGATCTCAAGCACGAGCTCGAGAAAATAGGCATCGAAGAAGTGACCATGCAGAAGGGTGACATCTTCGATCTCGATGGGTCGCGCCTCATGTGCGGCGACTCAACAATCAAAGAAGATATCTTAACGCTCATGAACGGCGAGAGGTCTGACCTGTGCTTTACTGACCCCCCATATATTCTCGACTACACAAAGGGCAAAAAACGGCACGGGAAAGCGACGGAAGGATTTGGTTACAAGCGCGATCGAAAATATCTTGAAACAGATGTGTTGCCGGAAAACTTTACCGACCTTTGGATGGCGAACATTGCCGAAGTCCAAAAAGAAAACTTCTCCATCGTTACGTTCGAGAATCCGAAGAATCTCAAAACCATTTGGGAGGCATTGGAAAAGTACTGGAAATACCGCAATACAATTGTTTGGCACATTCCGAACCGAGTACAGGGATTCGCCGCTAAGCACAGACTGTTCAACAAGCATGATGTCGCGTTGGTTGGGACATCGGGAGATGTCGCCTTGAACCAAGAACCCGAAGATGAGTTGTTCCAGAACGAATACGAAACTGCCATTTTCG contains:
- a CDS encoding RHS repeat-associated core domain-containing protein — encoded protein: MLRTLLLLLAFFLISIPLSVGAQEEALETQVEFPTYLYLTETSQILALTPLTTELAIGCIGDPIDTKETEGTQETSQGLECFVITPEGISPVLFENEGGGDAVSGYVGSYYTVASATTTKHVFDNRGVLLATVDGNGSATTTSFAHNDHLGSVTVTTDEDGDVLSARDYHPFGSERVSTGDPLERAFIGERLDTETELNYLNSRYYRSLQGQFLSQDPIFWGNPANQNLENPQSLNSYSYGENNPINKSDPTGKCPQCIIGAGAGMLGQYGYDVYNNISANGFSASAFYSGLSSPETYAVRAIQGAIVGGTGGLAAAYGITAQIGAVGLASGLTGAGGNYALGEVVSWQSFAADTVIGGLTFGAGKLVPGVPGRLPDFGTNAWLYGKHTQQSALQLGIGGISDYTSQLIGSHNFTSTSQDAAKAIGVGNTGSGNFVGTYNFGPGAGTYDFGKDEWVSGGQSTPATSK
- the ychF gene encoding redox-regulated ATPase YchF; this translates as MSLSIGIVGLPNVGKSTLFNALTGRSVPAENYPFCTIDPSVGIVPVPDPRLNQLSALSNSAKTIPAVVEFTDIAGLVAGASKGEGLGNKFLQNIREVDAIAEVVRIFEDPDIVHTSGEVNPLRDIEVINLELILADYEVVSKRRAGLEKEKRAGKKEAVALDEVLQKLEAAFDGGKLAQNVALSEDELILVQSLNLLTMKPILYCFNRKSDQAELPDEVVDFVNKTGAKWVSFDVALERGIAEFSETEKTIARQEFGVSEEGLDLLIRKSYELLNLITFFTTGADETRGWTIKRDSTAPQAGRAIHTDFHDKFIRAEVVSSADLLSSGSYPVAREKGLVRTEGKDYVVQDGDVIEFRI
- a CDS encoding leucine--tRNA ligase, yielding MAGMRQYDHKKIEKKWQEAWRKENLYKTEEDPKKPKAYVLDMFPYPSGEGLHVGHPKGYIASDIYSRFKKMSGYNILHPMGWDAFGLPAENYAIKNKIHPKVAVEKNIAHFKEQLEKLGLNYDWEREINTTDPKYYKWTQWIFLQLWKKGLAYESHEPINWCPSCKTGLAFEDLEAGKCERCGSDVEQRPIRQWVLKIREYADRLLEDLSDLEWPEHIKESQRNWIGRSEGAEIEFKIQNSEFGIKVFTTRPDTLFGATYMVLSPEHPLVTKLASSILNTEEVNEYVAQAKRKTDLERTAGEKEKTGVELKGVKAINPANKEALPVWIADYVLAHYGTGAIMAVPAHDERDFAFAQKFGLPIREVIEPVFTQSTEPGKVKEGLPFDHRDAIIAIVKHWSEEKYMALKWKQVAWGTFITGGIEKGQTAESAARAEIEEETGYQSLRLVHDFGIVHGKFYHVPKKVNRFAHSRVLLFQLEGDARVDVTEEEQAKHEVLWLTLNELKTFLTPDSHQHALEMLCSNGVCAYTGGGILKNSGTFDSLSSEEAKWSITEFVGGERKVDYKLRDWVFSRQRYWGEPIPMIHCSKCGVVPVAEKDLPVVLPDVVSYEPTGTGESPLAAIEEWVNVACPNCGGKGKRETNTMPQWAGSSWYYLRFIDPHNNSALVDKKKEGYWSPIDLYEGGVEHATRHLIYARFWHKFLYDIGVVNYREPFGRLKGVGLIYGEDGRKMSKRWGNVVNPDDVVSNYGADTLRLYEMFMGPFEESSMWSAESIIGPRRFLEKVWRLQEKVNKDALHTEEIDILTHKTIKKVTTDIEAFRFNTAVSAMMVFVNSLETMGEVPLATYTTLLLLLYPFAPHITEELWHMLGNKKSLYTESWPNHDETKIKEGKITVVIQVNGKVRGELDISPEEEEYAVKEKALAEESVKKWTLGKEVKRVIYVQGKLVNIVAV
- a CDS encoding DNA modification methylase yields the protein MKTKHLDLKIEHVSIDLLKPSEHNPRRWAEDKTSTLRESIRRFGLVDPIICNSATGRENVVIGGNFRLSVAKELGFTEVPVVFVKIEDLEKERELTIRLNKNTGEWDLDLLAAFDEALLKDIGFSSEELDDVFADLDPEPETFDLKHELEKIGIEEVTMQKGDIFDLDGSRLMCGDSTIKEDILTLMNGERSDLCFTDPPYILDYTKGKKRHGKATEGFGYKRDRKYLETDVLPENFTDLWMANIAEVQKENFSIVTFENPKNLKTIWEALEKYWKYRNTIVWHIPNRVQGFAAKHRLFNKHDVALVGTSGDVALNQEPEDELFQNEYETAIFATGGKPHWESYGKGKEYCPTDFVEHIASDEKNSGQGIIFGTKPVEILIPYIKVLTKRGDLVLEPFGGSGSTLIASVSLGRRCYVMEKVPTYAEVIIARWEKHTGKKARKIT